CTGTCTGGAACATAAGATCCAACCAGTTTAGCAACCCTAACCCTTAGCCTGGTCAATGAGGAGTGGGGGATAGTCCTCCAATGTTTCTCTGGAAACAGTGGTCTTTCATTCAAAATCTCTCCTGGCAGGAGGTAATCCAAGCTTCAATTCACTATCCACCCATCACCCAAGATTTTCAGAGAAGTGGTTGTTGGTGTAAAGTGAAGCCATCATGGATTTCTGTCCATAAATCTGGATACTGAGCTCTCAACTTAAGTAATTACAACTAAATTACAGATTATAATCTTAGTTAATAGTTACTCATTATTGTGAAATAAACTATTTGTTAgttaaatgatttataatattttttaaaccataaacaatttatttgctCTTAGAgtaaaatgtccttttttttcattgtgaaTTTAAAGATTTGCTCTTTTTTGCCATCTGTAAGACTCTTTGCTTGTTATTGTGGCATAATCAGTAATGGTCTTGTCATGTGCTTCCTACCATATAAACAAAACTGTGTATCATTCATTACTTTTTAACAGAGGACCAATGTAaaagccttttttgttttttcatgacATTTGAGCCtggttttgttttataaaaatataaaataaagtagtaAAACTGTTGGCTTTAGATATAAAAATGGCAGTTTATAGCAGTTCTGAGAAGGCAAATACAATTGCAGAGACCCCcaatccaaataaaataaaaataaaaataccaagtCAATTAGAAAGTTCATCATTAGCATCCAGGACACTTATTTTCACCCACTTTGCTTAGATTGTTGCATTATCAACACTCTTTGCTGTGATTTGATGCCCTCTACTGCAAAAAAGACTCAGAGCTCAGAATGCTACAGTAACTAACgcaacaaaaaatgtttttacacaatttGAAAGccttagtactgtatatactatactaCTAAATGGGACGGCTTCTAAAAAGAGAAATACTATTAAATACATTCTGTGTGTGCAAGCCATCTTAAATTGTGTTTTCTCAGCACAAAATACTTCAGCAGACAAAGTTAGCATGTATTTTTACTCCATAGTTATTTTCCACACCCAGTAAAATGGGCAGATGTTTTTTTCATACACTCAGTACTCCCCAGAGGAAGGAGAGGTCTTCCTCTGCACAAAAAAAGGACGGCCTTCTTTTGCATAGAAGTCTCTATAGGACCAACAGGCGATCTTGCTTCCTGCCTCCTTTCCTCCTCCCTCTCTATAAAAACCCCACCTCTTTGTCTTTCCTCCACATCTGCCTTCTTTTTCCGAACCCTGAAGTCGGCCTGAAGGAAAATCTTTCAAGATGGTAAGTGCTCATTTAGATCAATTGTGACTAGCAAAAAAATGTTACTAGTAATAACAACATTTATATCTACGTTCATATTGTGTGTATTGATTATTAGGAGACATATAATGttacatgtatatgtatattctATAGTTCAATCTGTAGACTTTCAAAATGAAATCcattaaatatttcacaaattGACGAATAATGCTTGCTAAAAGAATAGCATGGGGGATGTTTAGACAGAGCTACAGTCAAGATTGAAGAAACCATGTGTCTCCTAAGAAAGAGGATGTGGTGAGGCCTTCAAAGAGGCCTCAAACGCTACTACAGATTTGGGAATGAGTTCTTAGTATTTTGTCCTTAATGTCTAGACGAGCAACATAGCATATTCAAGTATTCTTCAATCCCAAAATATCCCAGAATGTCTTTGTTAATAACTCAGCAAACAAAGGGAACTTGTTTGACAGCAATGTCTCATTTATAAAAGAATGATTGCATTCATGTGCTATTATGATGTAGAGATTCACTGGCAGTAGATGAGATCATGATTGAGAAAGACTAAAGAGACTGGCATGAATAGATATGCCTGTTCTTTTAAAGCGGCCTAGACGAGATATCTCTGTGTGTTACACAAAGGAGAGTGTGCAGCACAGCGGGACAGGGAAGGGGGGTGGAGTGAGAGCTGCTCGCTAAGGAACTGTGATATTTGCTGTCTAACATACATTCctttaaaaaagctttaataTGACACGCATAGGCAAAAACCAtcctgattttataaaaaaaaattataggaatTTGAATCAATAAGGAAATTGTGggtgtatttttatttgtagtacAATGTAAATGAtatctttttctctcctttcaTATGACTTAACtcataatgaaaaatatacacagaTTTCAGTGGGTGAACCGAACAATAGATAAGAGTTGATAAAAGAATTTTCATCTGATAGCTGTTGTTGATTTAAGTAAATTAAGCTATAATTTGAGATTTTAGTCCAAGAATTGAGGTCACATTTAAATCATATATTAAATCATATAAGTAAAGAAATTTAGTTTAGATAGTAAAGAACTTTGAAGATATTTGATACGGCACTGTTTTGACCGGATACCATATATGGAAATAAATCTCCCTATAGTCCGCACttcaaatgaatacattttccATTAATTTATAACAGCACtaactcaaaccatacttatCAAATACATAACCATTGCATTCTGTTCTGATTAATTTTTGTAGCGTGAGTGTATCTCGATGCATGTTGGGCAAGCTGGGGCCCAGATGGGAAATGCATGCTGGGAACTTTACTGTCTGGAACATGGAATTCAACCAGATGGACAAATGCCTAGTGACAAGACTATTGGAGGTGGGGATGATTCCTTCAACACTTTCTTCAGTGAGACAGGGGCAGGCAAACATGTTCCACGTGCCATCTTTGTGGATCTGGAACCCACTGTGATTGGTAAGATAATTTTAATTTAGCTAGTGTGAATATTACTTGAATTAATATTTTGCTGCtttgcaaacaaaatttaatgAGTGTATCAAGATCTATATACCTAAATTTTTGTGTGCTATTTTAATACACAGATGAAGTACGGACCGGCACATACCGCCAACTGTTCCATCCTGAACAACTCATCACTGGCAAAGAGGATGCGGCCAATAATTATGCCCGTGGTCACTACACCATTGGAAAGGAGATCATTGACCTGGTGTTGGACCGGACTCGTAAACTGGTTAGGTTTTGCAAAATATTGCACTCATGacaggcatatatatatatggggtaGTTAAGAGTATTTTTTTCAACTTTCCCTCTCCCCTACAGGCTGACCAGTGCACTGGCCTTCAGGGATTTCTCATTTTCCACAGCTTTGGTGGAGGTACTGGTTCTGGCTTCACCTCTTTGCTGATGGAGCGCCTCTCTGTGGACTATGGCAAGAAGTCCAAACTCGAGTTTGCCATCTACCCAGCTCCCCAGGTTTCCACAGCAGTGGTGGAGCCCTACAACTCCATCCTGACCACCCACACCACCCTGGAGCACTCAGATTGTGCCTTCATGGTGGACAACGAAGCCATCTATGATATCTGTCGCAAAAATCTGGACATCGAGCGCCCTACTTACACCAATCTTAACAGGCTCATCGGCCAAATAGTCTCCTCCATTACTGCTTCTCTCAGATTTGATGGAGCTCTGAATGTGGATCTGACAGAGTTTCAGACAAATCTGGTGCCCTACCCCCGCATTCACTTCCCTCTGGCCACTTATGCTCCTGTGATTTCTGCTGAAAAGGCATACCATGAGCAGCTTTCTGTTGCTGACATCACAAATGCCTGCTTTGAGCCCTCTAACCAGATGGTAAAGTGTGATCCACGTCATGGAAAATACATGGCATGTTGCCTCCTCTACCGTGGAGATGTGGTGCCGAAGGATGTTAATTCTGCCATTGCTGCAATCAAGACCAAACGCACCATCCAATTTGTGGACTGGTGTCCAACTGGCTTCAAAGTGGGCATCAACTACCAGCCCCCTACTGTTGTCCCTGGGGGAGACCTGGCTAAGGTGCAGAGAGCAGTCTGCATGCTGAGTAATACTACAGCTATTGCTGAGGCCTGGGCCCGTCTAGACCACAAGTTTGATCTCATGTATGCCAAGAGAGCTTTCGTGCACTGGTATGTTGGAGAGGGCATGGAGGAGGGTGAGTTCTCAGAGGCCAGAGAGGACATGGCTGCTCTAGAGAAGGATTATGAAGAAGTGGGCACTGACAGTGTGggagatgaagaagaagaaggagaagaataCTAAGAAAACAAATGCTGGCCAATGTTATGTTAAATACAATGCAAAGTGTGCAGTAATTAGATGTCTGGTCAAATTAATCT
The DNA window shown above is from Clarias gariepinus isolate MV-2021 ecotype Netherlands chromosome 5, CGAR_prim_01v2, whole genome shotgun sequence and carries:
- the tuba8l3 gene encoding tubulin, alpha 8 like 3 gives rise to the protein MRECISMHVGQAGAQMGNACWELYCLEHGIQPDGQMPSDKTIGGGDDSFNTFFSETGAGKHVPRAIFVDLEPTVIDEVRTGTYRQLFHPEQLITGKEDAANNYARGHYTIGKEIIDLVLDRTRKLADQCTGLQGFLIFHSFGGGTGSGFTSLLMERLSVDYGKKSKLEFAIYPAPQVSTAVVEPYNSILTTHTTLEHSDCAFMVDNEAIYDICRKNLDIERPTYTNLNRLIGQIVSSITASLRFDGALNVDLTEFQTNLVPYPRIHFPLATYAPVISAEKAYHEQLSVADITNACFEPSNQMVKCDPRHGKYMACCLLYRGDVVPKDVNSAIAAIKTKRTIQFVDWCPTGFKVGINYQPPTVVPGGDLAKVQRAVCMLSNTTAIAEAWARLDHKFDLMYAKRAFVHWYVGEGMEEGEFSEAREDMAALEKDYEEVGTDSVGDEEEEGEEY